In the genome of Staphylococcus durrellii, one region contains:
- the rnz gene encoding ribonuclease Z gives MEITFFGTSAGLPTKERNTQAIALNLEPYINNIWLFDVGEATQHQILHHSIKLGKVNHIFITHMHGDHIFGLPGILTTRSFQGGEGKPLTIIGPKGIKEYVETTLRVSESRLNYPLTFIEIDTHFAYQHNGFTVTANLLNHGIPSYGYRIEAPYTPGKIDVAALKNIGLEPGPKYQEIKANDTFEYKGLIYDSNDFKGDPIRGPIIAIFGDTKPCMNEYLIANDADVMVHEGTYLEGDKTLANNYNHSHIDDVFELMERANVKHTLITHISNRYTFEEVEQIYNDLVHERQQSNYKFVSDFDSYKF, from the coding sequence TTTTTGGTACTAGTGCAGGTTTACCTACGAAAGAGCGTAACACTCAAGCAATTGCACTTAATTTAGAACCTTACATTAATAATATATGGTTATTTGATGTAGGCGAAGCAACACAACACCAGATTCTGCACCATTCTATAAAATTAGGTAAGGTCAATCACATCTTTATTACTCATATGCATGGTGATCATATTTTTGGGCTTCCTGGTATATTAACTACACGTTCTTTTCAAGGTGGGGAAGGTAAGCCTTTAACTATTATTGGACCCAAAGGGATTAAGGAATATGTTGAAACGACATTACGTGTATCTGAATCACGCTTAAATTATCCATTAACGTTTATCGAAATTGACACTCATTTTGCTTACCAACATAACGGTTTTACAGTAACAGCTAATTTATTAAATCACGGTATACCTTCATATGGATACCGCATCGAAGCACCTTATACACCCGGCAAAATAGATGTAGCAGCATTAAAAAATATTGGCCTTGAACCTGGGCCAAAATATCAAGAAATAAAAGCCAATGATACATTTGAATACAAAGGATTAATTTATGATTCGAATGATTTCAAAGGGGATCCAATTCGTGGTCCGATCATTGCAATATTTGGAGATACTAAGCCGTGTATGAATGAGTATTTAATTGCTAATGATGCAGATGTTATGGTACATGAGGGTACTTATTTAGAGGGAGACAAAACATTAGCTAATAATTATAATCATAGTCATATAGATGATGTATTCGAATTAATGGAACGCGCTAACGTTAAACATACACTCATTACACACATTAGCAACCGATATACATTCGAAGAGGTAGAACAAATTTATAATGACTTAGTTCACGA